The Candidatus Krumholzibacteriia bacterium genome includes the window GCGACGACGGAGGTGGGCTACGTGAGGCTGCACGGGCGCAACGCACAAACCTGGTTCGACTCCGGGCCCGAGAGGGGAGACCGCTACGATTATCTCTACAGCGAAGACGAGCTGCGCGAATGGGTGGCGCGCATCCGCCAGCTGGTGCTGGAAACGCGCACGACCTATGTCTTCTTCAACAACTGTCATGCCGGCAAGGCACCCGCCAATGCGCAGGCGTTCAAGGAGCTCCTGGCGCAAATCGGCATCGGGTGAGCGGCGCTTCTGCTAGCCTGTTCGTCTCATTCTCACGGAGAGGAGCGGGCGCGCCCCGATGCCGGACGAAAAGCTGCGCTCGACACGCCTCACCTTTCCCTCGGATGAACATCCCGAGCCCGCGGCGTGGAGCATCGAGCCGCGCAACGAGATCGTGCACGGGCCGCTGGATCGGGTCCTCCTGCGTTTGGCAGGGCCGGCGATCCTGGCCAAGGCGCTGTTTGCCGCCCTCGCCCTGGTGGACGTTTTCTGGGTGGGCCGCCTGGGTGCGGCGGCCACGGCGGCGGTGAACACGGGCTTCTTCACCTCCTGGATCCTGCAAGCAGCGACGTTGCTCACCGCGGCGGGAATCCTGGCGCACGTGGCGCGGCACATGGGCGCCGGCGAGCGCGAGCAGGCGGGAACCGCGGCGGCGCAGGGACTCCTGCTCGGCGTTCTCCTCGGGGCGGTGCTCGGCGCCGCGTTCTGGTGGGTGGCACCGCGGCTCTTCCTCCTTCTCGGCACGACGCCGGAGGTGCGCGAGCCCGGCATCGTCTACGTGCGCATCCTCTTCCTCGCCGCGCCGCTCTCGTTCACTGTGGTCAACAGCGAGTCCATCATGCGTGCCGCGGGCAACACCCGAACACCGCTCCTGGTCATGGGCGCCATGGTGCTGTTCAACGGTATTCTCGCGCCGCTCCTCATCTTCGGAATCGGGCCGTTCCCGCGTCTCGAGGTCATGGGCGCGGCGCTCGCCACGCTCTTGGCCCAGGTGCTCGCGGCGACCATTTTCGCCACCCGGGCCTTCGCGGGCGATCGCAGCTTCCCTTTCGTGCGCGCCGCCCTGCTCCGCATCGACTGGGCGCTGGCGCGGCGGATTCTCCGGGTCGGTGTGCCGACCATGGCGATCGGCTCGCTCTTTTCGCTCATCTATCTCTTCCTCTCCGGTGTGGCGGCGCGACTCGGGACGGCGGAGCTCACCATTCTCGGTCTCGGCAACCGCACCGAGGCGCTCACGTACCTGGTCAGCTCCGGCTTCTCGGCGGCCACGGCCGCGGTGGTGGGGCAGAACCTGGGAGCCGGCGCCCCCGAACGAGCGGCCCGGGCGGCGTGGCGATCGGCGCTGTGGCTCGGGATCTACGGTACCGTCGTGGGCGCCGCGATCATCGTCTGGCCGCGGCAAGTGCTCGCTCTGTTCACCAGCGACCCGGTGGTCCTCGAGCTGGGCACGACCTACACCCGGATTCTCGGTCTCTGTCACGGTCTGACGGCGGTGGAGATCGTGCTGGAGAACTCCTTCGCCGGCGCCGGCGACACGCTCCCGCCCATGCTCATCAGCGTTCCCATCAACGTGCTGCGCGTGCCCATCGTGTTGTGGCTCGTGCACGTTGCCGGCGCTGGCATCATCGGCATCGGGTGGTTGTTGTCGCTCACGGCGTGCCTGCGAGGCATCCTCGCCATGCTCTGGTTCCGCCGCGGCAACTGGGCGCACAAGAGGTTGTGAGTGAGCGCTCAGGCGGGGTGGAGGCCGACTTCGGACAGGAACCGCTCGCTGTACCGGGCGGTTTGTGCCTCACCGCCTTGGCGCAGCATACGGATCTGGCGTGCCAGCTCACGCAGGTCCTCGGGTCGATCGACGTCGGTCCACAGCGGCAGCAGTGCCGTGCGCAGACCGAATGACGTGGCTCTTCTCACGGTGTCGTCGAACGTGTGTGTACTGCTCCAGGCGATGTTGTGTAGCAGCCCTGGGCAGGGACGCCGCAAACCGATGGCCCAGTAGCCACCGTCCGCCGTCGGCCCGAGGACGAGATCCGCGGCACCCTCGGCGTGGTCCCCGCAAGGCGATGGCAGCGTGGGAGGCGCGGACCGTGCCGACGCGTCGCCCAGGTGGTCGCTTGGCCGATTCGCAGCCGCTCTGTCTCTCTGCTGGTCAGCCCCGTGTGTGTGTGGAGGATCGACGGTCTGGGCGGTTTCTGCCGGGCGACCGTCGTTCTTGGTCGCAGCCCCTCCGATCGCGGTCAGCCCGAGCCGCTCCATTCCGGCGCGAATGGTTGCCGCCTGCAGACTCGGACTGTCCGAACCGAGGATCAGTGCCGCTCCGGGCGCCGCTCGAGCTCTGCTGAGAGTGTCGAAGGCTTGCTCCAGACGCAATCCCAGGTCGCCGTCACTCTGTCGGCGGATGCGGAGCGCCGCCCAGCTCGCAGGGTCGAGACCACAAGCGGCCAGGCGCCTCCGCAGGTCCTCGACACCCTCGGCAGCCTCACACTGCAGGAAGAGAAAGGGCTTGGGAACGAGGCGGAGCGCGGTTTCCAGGGTATCCGCAAGGCTGGCGACGTGAAAACGTTCGGCTTCCTGACGCGTCAGCGCAGTTTGTAGGCGCGTCTTCACCGACTCGCCGCGAACGACCTTTGCAAAGACGCCCAGCACGGCCTCTCCCGGGTTCGGGTCTTGCATCCCCGGAGGGGCCGAGTATCGCACGCGGCCGGAAAGACAGGACGACGGAACCGGGGCGCGCCGGGCAGGGGGCAGGGGACTATGAGGATGCGGCGTTGGTGCGAATCCGCTTGGTTGCGTGTGCTCCTCGCCGCAGTGATGGTGAGCACGACGACGCCCAGGCCACGAGCAGAGGGCGAGGACCCCCAGAGCGCGCCGACCACCGCACCGAAGCAGCCAGATCCGCGGGCTTCCACGATCGATCTCTCGGACCCGATGGTGCGAGCGCGTCTGCGCGCCAAGGGTGTGGACCCGGACGAATTGCTCAGGCTCTTCAAGGAGCAAGGAATTCAAGGCACCGCCCCCGGAGCCCCGACGTCCCCACAGACTCCGACGTTCCCTCCGGTGACGCCGCCGCCAGGGCCCGTTGTCGCACCGGCGGACAGCACGGCGCTGCCGGATTCCGTCCAGGCGCAGCAAGCGCAGTACTTCGGCTACGACATCTTCCGACTTTCCCCCAAGACCTTCGAGCCTCTCGCCTTCGGGCCGGTGTCGCCGGACTACCTGGTCGGACCGGGTGACGAGATCATCGTCAACGTCTGGGGCGCCCAGGAGATGTTCACCAGGGTCGAGGTCAATCGGGAAGGCTACATCACCGTCCCCGATCTGGGGCAGGTTCTGGTGAATGGCTACACGCTCGGGGGCTTGAAGGAACACCTGCAGCAGCGGTTGGCGAGGATCTACTCCGGCATCCGGTCCGACGGTTCGGGACGCACGTTGGTCGATGTCTCGCTCGGCAAGCTGCGGTCGATCCAGGTGTTCGTGCTCGGCGACGTGGTGCAGCCCGGTGGTTACACCATGAGCGCCACGTCGACGGTGATGACGTCGCTCTACTACGCCGGGGGCCCGACCCTCCAAGGCTCGATGCGGAACGTGCGCCTCATGCGCAACAACAAGCTGCTGCAAGAGATGGATCTCTACGACTACCTGGCGCAGGGCAACCGCTTGCAGGACACGCGGCTCGAGAACGGGGATGTCGTCTTCGTCCCGCCCGTGCAGGTGCGCGTGCAGCTCGAAGGCGAGGTCCAGCATCCCGCCACGTACGAACTGCGCTCCGGTGAGACATTGGCAGATCTGCTGGTGCTCGCCGGTGGTCTCAAATCCACCGCACTCCTGGAGCGCGCGCAGATCGAACGCATCATCCCCTTCGACCAGCGCTCGCCGCGGGCGCAGGAAGACCGCAAGATCCTGGACCTGTCCCTGGCAGGCGCTGGACGGCCGGGCGAAGGCAGTGTGCTCGTGAACGGCGACATCGTGCGGATCTTCCCCATCGGAGAGATCCTGAAGAACATGGTCGAGCTCGTGGGTACCGCGGTGTACAAGCCCGGTACTTACGAATGCAGGCTCGGCATGCGCGTCGCCGACCTGATCGAACTGGCCGGCGGCCTGCTCGGCGACGCTTACCTCGGCTGGGGACATCTGGTGCGCACGCGGCCGGACAAGACGAAGTCGATCGTTTCCTTCAATGTGGGCGATGCCCTCAAGCGTGTCCCCGCGGCCAACCTGGAGCTGCAAGGGCTGGATGAGGTGCAGGTGTTCTCGATCTCGGACATCAGCGACCGCCATTACGTGCGTATCGAAGGGCTCGTGCGCAAGCCCGGCAAGTACGACTACTACGAGGGGATGACGGTGACCGACCTCATCTTCCGCGCCGGGGGGCTGCGCGAGTCGGCGTACCGCATGCAGGTGGAGGTGTCGCGCATCGATCCCGAGGCGATCTCCGAGGGCAAGACGGCGTCGCTCTTCGCGGTGGCCATGGCGGATACCTTGGCGAATCCGAGCGAAGCCACGACCTTCAAACTGGAGAAGAACGACATCGTCTTCATCCGCGAGGTCCCCAACTGGGGACTGCAGGAGAACGTCTGGGTGACCGGCGAGGTGCGCTTTCCCGGCATGTACACGCTGACCAGCAAGACCGAGCATCTGTCCAGCGTCATCAAGCGCGCCGGGGATCTCGAGCAGGGGACAGCGTATCTGCGAGGGGCGAACTTCATCCGCAAGAAAGACAACACGGGACGGATGGCACTCGATTTCGAAGAGGCCCTGAAGGCTCGCAAGAAAGGCTACGGCAAGTTCGACATCGTTATGGTAGCCGGTGACAGCATCCACATCCCGCGCGAGCCGAAGACGGTCAAGGTGGAAGGGGCTGTGGGCTATCCGTCGAGCGTGCTCTGGGAGCAAGGTCGCGATCTCGACTACTACCTGGAGCAGGCAGGCGGCCTGCTCGACACCGCCGACAAGGGCAAGATCCGGGTCGTCATGGCGAATGGCAGGGTGCACACTTCGGGTTTCTTCAGTTCACCCGAGCCAGACCAGGGTGCGCGCGTCATCGTACCGACCAAGCCAGAAAAGAAGGATTCAAACTCGCTGAAGACATTCGCTGAGATCATCACCATCCTCTCCGGTTTCGCAACGACGGCCTACCTCATCAGCCAGACGGCGAGGTGACGACTGATGGCGTCGAAGCGTGACGCGCCCAGCGAGGCGCGGGAACACGGTCAGGAGAAGTTCTACTCGGGTTCCGAGGTGGTGGCCACGGTCCCCGAGGGGCCGCCGCGCTCTGGCCAGGAACGTGCGTTGGAGTCCCGAGCCGGGAGCTTGCCGGCCGCCCCCAGTGAGCAGCCGCTGTGGCTGGACCAGGTGCAGGCGGGGACCGCCCGGGCTCCGTGGATGGAGCAGGGATTCCGCCACTATCTGCGCCTTGGGCTGCGCTACAAGAGGCTGATTCTCATCACCTTCTGTTCGACCATGGCTCTGACGGTCGCCCAGCTCTGGCTGCGCCCGCGTGTCTACATGGCGAAGGCGACGATCCTGCCCTCGGCGGGTCAGAATCAGAGCGGTGTCATGGGTCTCATCGCCAGCTTCACGGGAGCCCCGCCTACTGCAGTCCTCAGCGAGGACGTGAGCTCGATCCTGTTCCCCAACATCTTCGAGAGTCGCACCGTGGGGCGCGAGGTTCTCGAGTCCACCTATCGTTTCCAGAAGGACGGCCAGGCCGTCGAGAAGACCCTGCGGGAGGAACTCGCCCCGGAAAGCCTGGACAAGGCATTGAAGCTCCTGTACCGCATCGCGTCGTTCGAGGTGAACAAGGAGACCGGAACGATCACCGTGGCCGTCACCACGTTGTACCCGGAGCTCTCGGCACAGATCGCCAACCGATTCGTGGAGTCCCTCGAACGTCTGTGTCTCGAGATGAGAAAGACCACGGCTCTCGGGAACAATGCGTTCGTTCAAGAGCGCTTGGACAAGAGTTTGGCGGAGCTCACGCTAGCCGAGCAGAGGCTGACGAATTTCCGCGAGCGGAATATCCGCATGAACGACCCGGAACTCGATCTCGAGTACATGCGTCTCCAGCGCGAGGTGAGCTTCAAGCAGCAGATCTACATGAATCTGTCGAGCCAAGTGGAGCTGGCGCGGATCGAAGTTGCGAAGGAGCTACCGGTGGTGCGGGTTCTCGACCGCGCCGACACGCCCAATCTCCCCGTGCCGGTCCCGAAGCTCACCACCCTGGTCCTGGGGGTGTTCGTGGGCGCTCTGGCTGCCGTCCTGTCTGTTGCGGCGGTCGAGGTCTTCCATTACGTACGCCGGGAGATACTCCTGTACCGGTCCACCTCGGCTCAAGGCTCCGCAGTGTGAGAATGTGGGGCTCCATCGGACCAAGCCCTCGGCAGTGTGTGGGCTCCATCGCGTCGCCATCATCCACCGGGCGGTGGACCATCCATGAGCCCTGACGATCATCTCCTACTCTGGACTTCCGTCGCCGGCCTTTGGGCCCTGTGGAAACTCAGCACGGCGCCGGGGTTCCGCTTTTCCCCGGCTCTGCTCTTCTACACGATTTTTTTCGCCATGCAGGTCGTGGGCTTTCTCGCCCTCGTCCGCGAAGACGACCCCCAGGACTGTCTGGCGCGGACGGGGATAATGCTGGGAGTTCTCGGATTCGTGGCGGGGGTGGGGGCCGTCTCCGTCTGGTCGCGCTTCCATCCCGCCGCTGAACTGGAGGGTGTGCGCTCGCGCTTCCAATTCGACGAGCCCTACTTGCCGCACAAAGTGGCGACGATGCTCATCGGCTACCTCATGGCAAGCGCGCTGTTGGTGTACTTCTACCGCGTCAGTGGCGGTATCCCGCTCCTCGACGGAATCCGGACTCTGGCGCAGGGAGACAAGATCCTGACCGCTCAGCTCCTGCTGTCGGAGCGTCGCATGGAGCAGACGTATTTCGAGGCGTCTACCTACCGCGGTGTGGGCTACTTCGACCAGCTCCGGATGTCGATCTTGCCGTACTTCGTGGCCAGCTTTCTCGTTTGGGGTACCGTGACACGCCGGCGCAAGTGGCGGCTCGCCGCGTATGCTGCCGCCATCCCGGCGCTCCTTTTCCTCCTGGGAACGGGCCAGCGGCATCCCACCGCGGCCTTCATGCTTTCCATGGCCATCATTGGCTATCTCGTGACCTCACGGAAGCAGCAAAAAAAGATGCTGTGGTGCTTCGGCCTCCTGGGGTTGACGGTTTTTGCCGTCATGTCTCTCCTCCTCGGACGCTACACGCACACGGGAAACCTGCAGTCCGACTTGCCGATGGTGTTTCTCGGCATCGCGAACCGCATTTTTTTCTCGAACTCACTGGGAACCATTTCACTGTTTCACATCTTCCCCAACCCAGAGCCCTTCCGCTGGGGATGGACCTGGCTCAGCGACCTCCAAGGATTCCTTCCCGGTCCGCACGTGGGCTTCAGTGCCTGGCTCTATCGCCGACTTTATGGGCAAGTCGGGACCGCGGCGCCCATGTGCTTCGGGGAGATGTATGCGAATTTCGGCCTGGTCGGGGTCTTCCTCGGCGCCTGCGTACTGGGCCTGATTCTGCAGGGCATGCACGTGGCCTGGTGCCGGCGCCAGGTGTTTCAGGTGGAGCATTTGGTGCTGTACGCCATGCTGTCGATGACCTTCGCCCGTTGGGCCATGGGTGGACTTCTGGGGCCAATCCAATACGGCCTCGTGGCGCTGCCGCTCCTCTATGCGACCGTGAAGATCACGCACCACCTCGTCGTGGTCCTGTCGTGCTTCGAGCGTGGGATCCGGAGGTCGAGCGATGAGCAGGGAACGGCCCGCGCCGGAACCTATGCGCTCGGGTCGTGAGAAGAGCATGGCGCATGAGGATGCACTGCGGCTCGATCGTGGGACCGGCTCTTCGAAGCCCACTCCGGGCGCACGTCATTTCGCTCTGGCGCTCTTCCTGGTTACCTGTCTCTTCGTTGGCGTTGCGACGCTCTTGCCTTTTCAGTTCACCTTGGATCGCATCGGGGAGCAGCTGGAGAGAAGCCCTTCCTTCTTGCAGCGCGAAAGGCCGGTGATGCCATCGGACCTGATCGGCAACGTGGTTCTGTTTCTGCCGGTCGGCTTCTTCGGGGCCTTGATGCAGCCGCGGAAGCGGCGATCGTCCCGGGCGCGCCTGGTCATCGCCGGGTGCTACGGCTTCCTCCTCAGTTGCGGAATCGAGCTGGTGCAATGGTTCACGCCGAGCCGAGCACCGGCACTGAGCGACATCGCCTGCAACACGTTGGGGGCGCTGTGGGGAGCGGGAGTGATGGAACTCTTCGCCGTTCCCCTCGCCCGTTCGCGCTGGCGCCAAAGGAGCCTCGCATCGATGCGAGGAGACTCGTCGGTGCTCGCCTTCTTGGGTGCACTCCTGTTGACGAGTGTTTGGGCGATGGTTCCCTTCGACGCCTCCCTGCATCCACACATCTTGGCGCGTGCACTGCGCAGCTTCCGCGGGGACCCCTTCAGAGGCTCGGTTCCACTGCTGGACCTCACGCATTGTCTTCTCATGGCCCTGTCCGCTGGAGCCGGCATGCGATGGTTGCACCAACACCGGCCCAGGTTATGGCTGCGGAACGCTGGCATGGTTCTCGGCTTTCTCGGCGCTTGGGCCTTGGTTCTCGAGGTCCTGCAGCTGGCGCTGACCTCGAGAACGCCGACCTTGCTGGATGCGGTGACCGGCGCGGCAGGGGCCCTCACTGGCATCCTCGTCATCCTGGCGATCGAACCTGTGCGAGACGAAGATGCCCGGAGACATGGGGCGACGTTCGCGTATGTCGCCGGTTTGCTGCTCCTGGCTCTGCGCCCCCTGGGTACGGGCTTCGGCGCTGAGGTGCTGCGGCGGCGCATCAGCACCTTCATCCCCGGGTATGGTCCGCACTTCGACGCCACGCTGTACGGTGTCACCGAGTTCGTTCACGGTCTGCTTCTCTTCGCTCCCTTGGGCTACCTGTCGACAGCGGCCCTGCGTCTCTTCGGCTCGCGGTCCGGAGCCATCACGCGATTCTCTGCGCCGCTCGCTGGCGCCGCGGTCGCATTGATCATGCAGGC containing:
- a CDS encoding MATE family efflux transporter; protein product: MPDEKLRSTRLTFPSDEHPEPAAWSIEPRNEIVHGPLDRVLLRLAGPAILAKALFAALALVDVFWVGRLGAAATAAVNTGFFTSWILQAATLLTAAGILAHVARHMGAGEREQAGTAAAQGLLLGVLLGAVLGAAFWWVAPRLFLLLGTTPEVREPGIVYVRILFLAAPLSFTVVNSESIMRAAGNTRTPLLVMGAMVLFNGILAPLLIFGIGPFPRLEVMGAALATLLAQVLAATIFATRAFAGDRSFPFVRAALLRIDWALARRILRVGVPTMAIGSLFSLIYLFLSGVAARLGTAELTILGLGNRTEALTYLVSSGFSAATAAVVGQNLGAGAPERAARAAWRSALWLGIYGTVVGAAIIVWPRQVLALFTSDPVVLELGTTYTRILGLCHGLTAVEIVLENSFAGAGDTLPPMLISVPINVLRVPIVLWLVHVAGAGIIGIGWLLSLTACLRGILAMLWFRRGNWAHKRL
- a CDS encoding DUF2064 domain-containing protein, yielding MLGVFAKVVRGESVKTRLQTALTRQEAERFHVASLADTLETALRLVPKPFLFLQCEAAEGVEDLRRRLAACGLDPASWAALRIRRQSDGDLGLRLEQAFDTLSRARAAPGAALILGSDSPSLQAATIRAGMERLGLTAIGGAATKNDGRPAETAQTVDPPHTHGADQQRDRAAANRPSDHLGDASARSAPPTLPSPCGDHAEGAADLVLGPTADGGYWAIGLRRPCPGLLHNIAWSSTHTFDDTVRRATSFGLRTALLPLWTDVDRPEDLRELARQIRMLRQGGEAQTARYSERFLSEVGLHPA
- a CDS encoding SLBB domain-containing protein produces the protein MVRARLRAKGVDPDELLRLFKEQGIQGTAPGAPTSPQTPTFPPVTPPPGPVVAPADSTALPDSVQAQQAQYFGYDIFRLSPKTFEPLAFGPVSPDYLVGPGDEIIVNVWGAQEMFTRVEVNREGYITVPDLGQVLVNGYTLGGLKEHLQQRLARIYSGIRSDGSGRTLVDVSLGKLRSIQVFVLGDVVQPGGYTMSATSTVMTSLYYAGGPTLQGSMRNVRLMRNNKLLQEMDLYDYLAQGNRLQDTRLENGDVVFVPPVQVRVQLEGEVQHPATYELRSGETLADLLVLAGGLKSTALLERAQIERIIPFDQRSPRAQEDRKILDLSLAGAGRPGEGSVLVNGDIVRIFPIGEILKNMVELVGTAVYKPGTYECRLGMRVADLIELAGGLLGDAYLGWGHLVRTRPDKTKSIVSFNVGDALKRVPAANLELQGLDEVQVFSISDISDRHYVRIEGLVRKPGKYDYYEGMTVTDLIFRAGGLRESAYRMQVEVSRIDPEAISEGKTASLFAVAMADTLANPSEATTFKLEKNDIVFIREVPNWGLQENVWVTGEVRFPGMYTLTSKTEHLSSVIKRAGDLEQGTAYLRGANFIRKKDNTGRMALDFEEALKARKKGYGKFDIVMVAGDSIHIPREPKTVKVEGAVGYPSSVLWEQGRDLDYYLEQAGGLLDTADKGKIRVVMANGRVHTSGFFSSPEPDQGARVIVPTKPEKKDSNSLKTFAEIITILSGFATTAYLISQTAR
- a CDS encoding GNVR domain-containing protein, with the protein product MASKRDAPSEAREHGQEKFYSGSEVVATVPEGPPRSGQERALESRAGSLPAAPSEQPLWLDQVQAGTARAPWMEQGFRHYLRLGLRYKRLILITFCSTMALTVAQLWLRPRVYMAKATILPSAGQNQSGVMGLIASFTGAPPTAVLSEDVSSILFPNIFESRTVGREVLESTYRFQKDGQAVEKTLREELAPESLDKALKLLYRIASFEVNKETGTITVAVTTLYPELSAQIANRFVESLERLCLEMRKTTALGNNAFVQERLDKSLAELTLAEQRLTNFRERNIRMNDPELDLEYMRLQREVSFKQQIYMNLSSQVELARIEVAKELPVVRVLDRADTPNLPVPVPKLTTLVLGVFVGALAAVLSVAAVEVFHYVRREILLYRSTSAQGSAV
- a CDS encoding O-antigen polymerase, with product MSPDDHLLLWTSVAGLWALWKLSTAPGFRFSPALLFYTIFFAMQVVGFLALVREDDPQDCLARTGIMLGVLGFVAGVGAVSVWSRFHPAAELEGVRSRFQFDEPYLPHKVATMLIGYLMASALLVYFYRVSGGIPLLDGIRTLAQGDKILTAQLLLSERRMEQTYFEASTYRGVGYFDQLRMSILPYFVASFLVWGTVTRRRKWRLAAYAAAIPALLFLLGTGQRHPTAAFMLSMAIIGYLVTSRKQQKKMLWCFGLLGLTVFAVMSLLLGRYTHTGNLQSDLPMVFLGIANRIFFSNSLGTISLFHIFPNPEPFRWGWTWLSDLQGFLPGPHVGFSAWLYRRLYGQVGTAAPMCFGEMYANFGLVGVFLGACVLGLILQGMHVAWCRRQVFQVEHLVLYAMLSMTFARWAMGGLLGPIQYGLVALPLLYATVKITHHLVVVLSCFERGIRRSSDEQGTARAGTYALGS
- a CDS encoding VanZ family protein, with protein sequence MAHEDALRLDRGTGSSKPTPGARHFALALFLVTCLFVGVATLLPFQFTLDRIGEQLERSPSFLQRERPVMPSDLIGNVVLFLPVGFFGALMQPRKRRSSRARLVIAGCYGFLLSCGIELVQWFTPSRAPALSDIACNTLGALWGAGVMELFAVPLARSRWRQRSLASMRGDSSVLAFLGALLLTSVWAMVPFDASLHPHILARALRSFRGDPFRGSVPLLDLTHCLLMALSAGAGMRWLHQHRPRLWLRNAGMVLGFLGAWALVLEVLQLALTSRTPTLLDAVTGAAGALTGILVILAIEPVRDEDARRHGATFAYVAGLLLLALRPLGTGFGAEVLRRRISTFIPGYGPHFDATLYGVTEFVHGLLLFAPLGYLSTAALRLFGSRSGAITRFSAPLAGAAVALIMQALMAMAMHSGAPAPAGVLAACLGGVLGVSARTAQGQLEGDQERDGSFQTGTGLARKHDAESATARPPLA